One window from the genome of Pogoniulus pusillus isolate bPogPus1 chromosome 7, bPogPus1.pri, whole genome shotgun sequence encodes:
- the SSTR4 gene encoding somatostatin receptor type 4 → MNADTQQLPAGAQVASVPLWTVASWAASEVPPNTSTAAEEAGRQQGQAEWGSKVGEIAGMVVIQCIYALVCLLGLLGNSLVIFVILRYAKMKTATNIYLLNLAIADELFMLSIPFVATSAALHHWPFGRALCRTVLGVDGLNMFTSVFCLTVLSLDRYIAVVHPLRAATYRRPRVAKMVNGGVWLLSLLVASPIPIFAGTAATRDGQAVACNLLWPSPAWSAAFVVYTTLLGFLLPVLAMGLCYLLIVGKMRAVAQRVGWQQRRRSEGKLTRLVLMVVAMFVICWMPFYVVQLINLLLPGRLDATVNNASLILSYSNSCANPILYGFLSENFRHSFHGVLRRCLNASLCCCHAGEGNTMDEEEEEEPLDYCAAPRGDDKGKGCMCPPLPCQQEPVHPEPCCKPGSLLTKTTTF, encoded by the coding sequence ATGAACGCCGACACTCAGCAGCTCCCGGCGggggcccaggtggccagcgtGCCCCTCTGGACCGTAGCCAGTTGGGCCGCCTCTGAGGTGCCCCCCAACactagcacagctgcagaggaagctggGCGGCAGCAGGGGCAAGCGGAGTGGGGCAGCAAGGTGGGCGAGATCGCTGGCATGGTGGTGATCCAGTGCATCTATGCCCTGGTgtgcctgctggggctgctgggcaaCTCCCTGGTGATCTTCGTCATCCTGCGCTACGCCAAGATGAAGACGGCCACAAACATCTACCTGCTCAACTTGGCCATCGCCGACGAACTCTTCATGCTCAGCATCCCCTTCGTGGCCACCTCGGCCGCCCTGCACCACTGGCCCTTCGGCCGGGCCCTGTGCCGCACCGTGCTGGGCGTCGATGGGCTCAACATGTTCACCAGCGTCTTCTGCCTGACCGTTCTCAGCCTGGACCGCTACATCGCGGTGGTGCACCCGCTGCGAGCGGCCACCTACCGCCGGCCTCGGGTGGCCAAGATGGTCAATGGGGGCGTGTGGCTCCTCTCCTTGCTGGTTGCTTCGCCCATCCCCATCTTCGCCGGCACAGCAGCCACCCGCGATGGCCAAGCGGTGGCCTGCAACCTCCTTTGGCCCAGCCCCGCCTGGTCAGCCGCTTTCGTGGTCTACACCACCTTGCTGGGCTTCTTGCTGCCGGTGCTGGCCATGGGGCTGTGCTACCTGCTGATCGTGGGCAAGATGCGGGCGGTGGCGCAGCgggtgggctggcagcagcgccGGCGCTCCGAGGGCAAGCTGACCCGCCTGGTGCTGATGGTGGTTGCCATGTTCGTGATCTGCTGGATGCCCTTCTATGTGGTGCAGCTGATCAACCTGCTGCTGCCGGGACGCTTGGATGCCACCGTCAACAACGCCTCCCTCATCCTCAGCTACTCCAACAGCTGTGCCAACCCCATCCTCTACGGCTTCCTCTCGGAAAACTTCCGGCACTCCTTCCATGGTGTCCTGCGTCGCTGCCTGaatgccagcctctgctgctgccacgctggggaggggaacaccatggatgaggaggaggaggaagagcctcTCGATTACTGCGCTGCTCCCCGGGGGGATGACAAGGGCAAGGGCTGcatgtgcccacctctgccctgccagcaggaGCCTGTGCATCCCGAGCCCTGCTGCAAGCCTGGATCTCTCCTCACAAAGACCACCACCTtctag
- the THBD gene encoding thrombomodulin yields the protein MRRLPLPLSLLLAGLGLGLGGELEPVAVSGAQCLEHDCFGIFWAKKSFAEASKVCERGSGHLMTVRSTVAEDAIALLLQNRSGTLWLGLSLPLPCTEPTQRLRGFTWVTGDGRTDYTNWAPSGRRCWEQCVTVSRDLRWEERRCEEPADGFLCEYNYGGSCPQLPPAEGLLVTYTTPFGARGGDFQALPPRSTASVPAVGLELRCDEEEISGGLHWGRDTPGAWPCRLANGGCEGTCSEEGDQPHCSCPDGKVLGPDGRRCASPCAGTLCQHHCVVDGSSFLCMCDTGYQLAADGYSCEDIDDCVIVPKLCEQVCVNTNGGFECRCDSGYEMLDGRCRRINHCDEAHCEQQCEELPDGFLCSCYPGYAVDPQDSTRCLLHCNSSQCPAQCNIDFDSCECPEGFLLDMDNDERICVDIDECQSDSCEHNCTNHPGGYECSCHAGYQIRDKNSCIKITESEEGEYSGDLGPASQTPASQTPAPSRTPPKAEYLHPGVLVGIAMGALSAALVLLALGYHLAKKRCRSPATMDYKCSSPHEKEMGLQPVTSVCATPSQKL from the coding sequence ATGCGGCGGCTCCCGCTGCCGCTGTCGCTGCTGCTGGCCGGGCTGGGGTTGGGGCTCGGCGGGGAGCTGGAGCCCGTCGCCGTCTCGGGTGCCCAGTGCTTGGAACACGACTGCTTCGGCATCTTTTGGGCGAAGAAGTCCTTCGCGGAGGCCAGCAAGGTGTGCGAAAGGGGAAGCGGGCACCTGATGACCGTCCGGTCCACCGTGGCCGAGGACGCCATCgccttgctgctgcagaaccGGAGCGGGACGTTGTGGCTGGGCTTGAGTTTGCCCCTTCCTTGCACCGAGCCCACTCAGCGCCTTCGCGGTTTCACGTGGGTGACCGGCGATGGCCGCACCGATTACACCAACTGGGCCCCGTCGGGGCGGcgctgctgggagcagtgcGTCACCGTGTCCCGGGACCTGCGCTGGGAAGAGCGGCGCTGCGAGGAGCCGGCCGATGGCTTCCTCTGCGAGTACAACTACGGCGGCAGCTGCCCCCAGCTACCTCCCGCCGAGGGGCTGCTCGTCACCTACACCACCCCCTTCGGCGCCCGCGGCGGAGACTTCCAGGCCTTGCCACCTCGCAGCACTGCCAGCGTCCCCGCCGTGGGGTTGGAGCTTCGTTGCGATGAGGAAGAGATAAGTGGGGGACTGCACTGGGGCCGTGACACCCCAGGAGCTTGGCCCTGCCGCCTGGCCAACGGGGGCTGCGAGGGGACGTGCAGCGAGGAGGGTGACCAGCCGCACTGCTCCTGCCCCGACGGCAAGGTGCTGGGCCCTGACGGGCGCAGGTGTGCCTCGCCCTGCGCGGGCACGTTGTGCCAGCATCACTGCGTGGTGGAtggcagcagcttcctctgcatGTGCGACACAGGCTACCAGCTGGCCGCCGACGGCTACAGCTGCGAGGACATCGACGACTGTGTCATCGTGCCCAAGCTGTGTGAACAGGTCTGCGTCAACACCAATGGCGGCTTTGAGTGCCGCTGCGACAGTGGCTACGAGATGCTGGACGGGCGATGCCGGCGCATCAACCACTGCGACGAGGCACACTGCGAGCAGCAGTGCGAGGAGCTGCCCGATgggttcctctgcagctgctaccCGGGCTACGCCGTTGACCCGCAGGACTCCACCCGCTGCCTGCTCCACTGCAACAGCAGCCAGTGCCCAGCTCAGTGTAACATAGATTTTGACTCCTGCGAGTGCCCTGAGGGCTTTCTGCTGGACATGGACAATGACGAGAGGATCTGCGTGGACATAGATGAGTGTCAGTCCGACAGCTGTGAGCACAACTGCACCAACCACCCTGGTGGCTATGAGTGCTCCTGCCATGCTGGCTACCAGATTCGTGACAAGAATTCCTGCATCAAGAtcacagagagtgaggagggAGAATACTCGGGGGATTTAGGACCTGCCTCCCAGACACCTGCATCCCAGAcgcctgcccccagcaggacCCCACCGAAGGCAGAGTACCTTCACCCTGGCGTGCTGGTGGGCATTGCAATGGGTGCCCTCTCAGCGGCCCTGGTCTTGCTAGCCCTGGGCTACCACCTGGCAAAGAAGCGCTGCAGGTCCCCTGCCACCATGGATTACAAGTGCAGCAGCCCCCACGAGAAGGAGATGGGACTTCAGCCGGTCACTTCGGTGTGTGCCACCCCCAGCCAGAAACTGTAG